A window of Candidatus Pantoea floridensis contains these coding sequences:
- a CDS encoding YcjF family protein: MSDETPLKGRIDFARPLTVEAEKPLRAAQTFTPESESAFLATAEAEPLEEGQGEKAVEAALRPKRSLWRKMVGVGLGIFGVSVVAQGAQWLHDSWITRDWFALGTGIAGGLIVAAGAGALIGEWRRLYRLRQRAEERDIGRELLHSHGVGKGRAFCEKLAQQAQLDQAHPALQRWHAALHETHNDREIVTLYAQLVQPVLDRQARREISRHAAESTLMIAVSPLALVDMAFIAWRNLRLVNRIAAIYGIELGYFSRIRLFRLVLLNMAFAGASELVREVGMDWMSQDLAARLSTRAAQGIGAGLLTARLGIKAMELCRPLPWLEEDKPRLGDFRRELIGQLKETLVKSGDKPGQAAK; encoded by the coding sequence ATGAGCGATGAAACACCTTTAAAAGGGCGCATTGATTTTGCCCGCCCGCTGACGGTAGAAGCAGAAAAACCGCTGCGCGCCGCGCAAACCTTCACCCCCGAAAGTGAGAGCGCGTTTCTTGCCACGGCAGAAGCCGAGCCGCTGGAAGAGGGGCAAGGCGAAAAAGCGGTGGAGGCGGCACTGCGTCCTAAACGGAGCCTGTGGCGCAAGATGGTTGGCGTTGGGCTCGGTATTTTTGGCGTCAGCGTGGTGGCGCAGGGCGCACAGTGGCTGCACGATTCATGGATCACGCGCGACTGGTTTGCGCTCGGCACGGGCATTGCCGGTGGATTGATTGTTGCGGCGGGCGCTGGCGCGCTGATAGGTGAATGGCGTCGCCTCTATCGTCTGCGCCAACGTGCCGAGGAACGCGATATTGGCCGCGAATTGTTGCACAGCCACGGCGTCGGTAAAGGGCGGGCATTTTGCGAAAAACTGGCGCAGCAGGCGCAGCTGGACCAGGCGCATCCCGCGCTGCAACGCTGGCATGCGGCATTGCATGAAACCCATAACGATCGGGAAATTGTCACTTTATATGCCCAGCTGGTGCAGCCGGTGCTGGATCGCCAGGCGCGACGTGAAATTAGCCGTCATGCCGCGGAATCCACCTTGATGATCGCCGTTAGCCCACTGGCGCTGGTGGATATGGCGTTTATCGCCTGGCGCAACCTGCGGCTGGTGAATCGCATCGCGGCCATTTATGGTATCGAGCTGGGTTACTTCAGTCGTATCCGCCTATTCCGGCTGGTACTGCTCAATATGGCGTTCGCCGGTGCCTCGGAACTAGTGCGTGAAGTGGGGATGGACTGGATGTCGCAGGATCTCGCCGCGCGCCTCTCCACCCGCGCTGCGCAAGGGATTGGCGCCGGTTTACTCACTGCGCGTCTTGGTATCAAAGCCATGGAGCTGTGTCGTCCACTGCCATGGCTGGAAGAGGACAAACCGCGTCTGGGTGATTTCCGCCGTGAGCTGATCGGTCAGCTTAAAGAAACGCTGGTAAAAAGTGGGGATAAACCAGGGCAGGCTGCTAAATAA
- the tyrR gene encoding transcriptional regulator TyrR → MRLEVFCQDRIGLARELLDLLVARNIDLRGIEIAPLGRIYLNFTALEFEPFSNLMAEIRRTPGVTDVRTVSFMPSEREHRALSALLVAMPEPVLSIDLKGKVELANPAAQNLFTLDEQKLRNQNVGTLITGFNFQRWLENERVDAQAQHVVIQGRDFLMEARPIYLAEEEGQSDLPVGAMITLKSTARMGRQLQNLTVTDESEFDHIVAVTPKMRQVIDQARKLAMHDAPLLIVGDTGTGKDMLARACHLRSARGKKPFLALNCASLPDDVAESELFGHAAGAYPNALEGKKGFFEQANGGSVLLDEIGEMSPRMQTKLLRFLNDGTFRRVGEEHEVHVDVRVICATQKNLIELVQRGEFREDLFYRLNVLTLNLPPLRERPLDILPLTEMFVARFADEQGLPRPRLSSQLAPFLTRYNWPGNVRQLKNALYRALTQLEGYELGPQDIVLPEQALDVSLGEEAMEGSLDDITSRFERSVLTRLYLSYPSTRKLAKRLGVSHTAIANKLREYGLGQKRTESE, encoded by the coding sequence ATGCGTTTGGAAGTTTTCTGCCAGGACCGAATCGGTCTGGCGCGCGAGTTGCTCGACCTGTTGGTTGCCCGCAATATTGACCTGCGCGGCATCGAAATTGCGCCACTCGGCCGCATTTACCTCAATTTTACCGCGCTGGAGTTTGAACCCTTCAGCAATCTGATGGCGGAAATTCGCCGTACACCTGGCGTGACAGATGTGCGCACCGTCTCGTTTATGCCATCTGAACGCGAACATCGTGCATTGAGCGCGCTGCTGGTGGCGATGCCGGAGCCGGTGTTGTCGATCGATCTAAAAGGCAAGGTCGAGCTGGCGAATCCCGCGGCACAAAACCTTTTCACGCTTGATGAACAGAAGCTGCGTAATCAAAACGTTGGCACGCTAATCACCGGCTTCAACTTCCAGCGCTGGCTGGAGAATGAGCGGGTTGATGCTCAGGCGCAGCATGTGGTGATACAGGGACGCGATTTCCTGATGGAAGCGCGGCCAATTTATCTGGCAGAAGAAGAGGGCCAGAGCGATCTGCCGGTCGGCGCGATGATTACGCTGAAATCAACGGCGCGCATGGGGCGACAGCTGCAAAACCTCACCGTCACTGACGAATCAGAATTCGATCATATTGTGGCGGTAACGCCAAAAATGCGTCAGGTGATCGATCAAGCACGCAAACTGGCGATGCACGATGCTCCGCTGCTGATCGTGGGCGATACCGGCACCGGCAAAGATATGCTGGCGCGCGCCTGCCACTTGCGTAGCGCGCGGGGTAAAAAACCTTTCCTCGCGCTTAACTGCGCCTCGCTGCCGGATGATGTGGCTGAAAGCGAACTGTTTGGCCACGCAGCGGGCGCGTATCCTAATGCACTGGAAGGCAAAAAAGGATTCTTTGAACAGGCCAACGGCGGCTCGGTATTGCTGGATGAGATTGGCGAAATGTCGCCACGCATGCAGACCAAACTGCTGCGCTTCCTCAATGATGGGACGTTCCGCCGCGTGGGTGAAGAGCATGAAGTGCATGTTGATGTGCGTGTGATCTGCGCCACGCAGAAGAACCTGATTGAGCTAGTACAACGCGGCGAATTTCGTGAAGATCTGTTCTATCGCTTGAATGTGCTGACGCTGAATCTACCGCCGCTGCGTGAACGTCCGCTGGATATCCTGCCGCTAACGGAAATGTTTGTGGCGCGCTTTGCCGATGAGCAGGGATTACCGCGTCCACGTCTGTCATCGCAGCTGGCACCGTTTCTAACTCGCTACAACTGGCCGGGTAACGTAAGGCAGCTAAAAAATGCGCTGTATCGCGCGCTGACGCAGCTGGAAGGTTACGAACTGGGACCGCAGGATATTGTGTTACCGGAGCAGGCGCTGGATGTGTCGCTGGGCGAAGAGGCGATGGAAGGATCGCTGGATGACATTACCAGTCGCTTTGAACGTTCGGTGCTCACGCGTCTGTATCTCTCCTATCCCAGCACACGCAAACTGGCCAAACGCCTGGGCGTATCGCATACCGCAATCGCTAATAAGTTGCGTGAGTATGGATTGGGGCAGAAGCGCACCGAGAGCGAGTAG
- the tpx gene encoding thiol peroxidase, protein MSQTVHFQGSPVPVAGHFPQAGEQAKPFNLVAKDLSDVSLAKYAGKRKVLNIFPSIDTGVCAASVRKFNERSGEADNTVVLCISADLPFAQSRFCGAENVSNVITLSSLRGAEFKENYGVAIADGPLKGLTARAVVVLDENNKVIYSELVNEITEEPNYDAALAALK, encoded by the coding sequence ATGTCTCAGACTGTTCACTTCCAGGGTAGTCCGGTACCTGTTGCAGGTCACTTCCCGCAGGCTGGCGAGCAAGCAAAGCCTTTCAATCTGGTCGCCAAAGATCTCAGTGATGTCTCCCTTGCTAAGTATGCAGGCAAACGTAAAGTTCTGAACATTTTCCCAAGCATCGATACTGGCGTGTGCGCCGCATCGGTGCGTAAGTTTAACGAACGCTCGGGTGAAGCGGACAATACCGTCGTACTCTGCATTTCGGCAGATCTGCCTTTTGCGCAGTCACGCTTCTGCGGTGCGGAGAACGTCAGCAATGTAATCACGCTCTCTTCACTGCGTGGTGCTGAGTTCAAAGAAAACTATGGCGTGGCGATTGCTGATGGCCCGTTAAAAGGCCTGACCGCGCGTGCTGTGGTGGTGCTGGATGAAAACAATAAAGTGATTTACAGCGAATTGGTGAACGAAATCACCGAAGAGCCAAACTATGATGCGGCGCTGGCTGCGTTGAAGTAA
- the ycjG gene encoding L-Ala-D/L-Glu epimerase → MRTVKSYPEAWPLHSPFVISRGSRTEAHVVVVEIEQNGIKGVGEATPYLRYGESEASVLKQIASQLSALQSGMTREALQQALPAGAARNAIDCALWDLERQQQSKSLEELCDVALAKEITTAHTISIDTPDAMASSAQALWQHGARLLKIKMDDHLISERLVAIRSAVPDATLIVDANESWHAEGLAARCQLLADLNIAMLEQPLPAAQDDALGNFIHPLPICADESCHTRESLAQLKGRYEMVNIKLDKTGGLTEALALVDAAREQGFAIMLGCMLCTSRAIRAALPLTSRATFADLDGPTWLAADVEPSLHFTHGVLKPLAASAAD, encoded by the coding sequence ATGAGAACAGTGAAGAGTTATCCGGAAGCCTGGCCGCTCCATTCGCCGTTTGTTATTTCGCGCGGCAGCCGCACCGAGGCGCATGTGGTGGTGGTGGAAATTGAGCAGAACGGCATCAAAGGGGTGGGTGAAGCCACGCCTTATCTGCGTTACGGCGAAAGCGAAGCCTCGGTATTGAAACAGATTGCCTCGCAGTTGAGTGCGCTGCAGAGCGGCATGACGCGTGAAGCCCTGCAGCAGGCGTTACCTGCGGGTGCAGCGCGTAATGCTATCGACTGCGCCTTGTGGGACTTAGAGCGGCAGCAGCAGAGCAAAAGCCTGGAGGAATTGTGTGATGTTGCACTGGCTAAGGAAATCACCACCGCGCATACCATCAGCATTGATACCCCGGATGCGATGGCCAGCAGCGCGCAGGCGCTCTGGCAGCATGGTGCGCGTCTGCTAAAGATCAAAATGGATGACCATCTCATCAGCGAACGTCTGGTGGCGATTCGCTCCGCGGTACCGGATGCCACGCTGATTGTTGATGCGAATGAATCCTGGCATGCCGAGGGATTGGCGGCTCGCTGCCAATTGCTGGCCGATTTGAACATCGCCATGCTTGAGCAGCCGCTACCTGCGGCACAGGACGACGCACTCGGTAACTTTATCCATCCCCTGCCGATCTGTGCTGATGAAAGCTGCCATACCCGTGAGAGTTTGGCCCAGCTAAAAGGGCGCTATGAGATGGTGAACATCAAGCTGGACAAAACCGGCGGTTTAACCGAGGCGCTGGCGCTGGTCGATGCCGCTCGTGAGCAGGGATTTGCCATTATGCTCGGCTGTATGCTGTGCACATCACGGGCAATTCGTGCGGCGTTACCGCTGACGTCACGGGCGACATTTGCGGATTTGGACGGCCCAACCTGGCTGGCTGCCGATGTTGAACCGTCGCTGCATTTCACGCACGGCGTACTTAAGCCGCTGGCTGCCAGCGCAGCAGATTAA
- the mpaA gene encoding murein tripeptide amidase MpaA — MSSYHPRPLRGKLDAVWQQYGQSVLGTPLLWFPAPAADAESGLIIAGTHGDENAAIATLSGAMRTLPDALRRHHVILAVNPDGCQLGLRANANGVDLNRNFPAANWQSGDTVYRWNSEADERDVVLSTGSGPSSEPETRALCQLIHQIKPSWVVSWHEPLACIDDPHHSELAQWLAQQTALPVVSSVGYATPGSFGSWCDDLGLLCITAEMPPISVDEATEVYLEAMINLLRWQPAA; from the coding sequence ATGTCGTCATACCATCCGCGTCCGCTGCGCGGCAAGCTGGACGCCGTCTGGCAACAATACGGGCAATCGGTGCTGGGCACGCCGCTGCTGTGGTTTCCCGCCCCGGCCGCTGATGCAGAAAGTGGGCTCATTATCGCCGGTACACACGGCGACGAGAATGCCGCCATTGCCACGTTATCCGGCGCGATGCGTACCCTGCCGGACGCGCTGCGCCGCCATCACGTGATTCTGGCGGTGAATCCTGACGGCTGTCAGCTGGGGCTGCGCGCCAACGCTAATGGCGTCGATCTCAACCGTAACTTCCCTGCCGCTAACTGGCAGAGCGGCGACACGGTGTATCGCTGGAACAGCGAAGCGGATGAGCGTGATGTCGTGCTCTCAACGGGATCGGGGCCGTCATCCGAGCCTGAAACCCGCGCGCTGTGTCAGCTGATCCATCAGATCAAACCAAGCTGGGTGGTTTCCTGGCATGAACCGCTCGCCTGCATTGACGATCCTCATCACAGCGAGTTAGCGCAGTGGCTGGCGCAGCAAACGGCGTTGCCGGTTGTCAGCAGCGTTGGGTATGCCACGCCGGGCTCGTTTGGCAGCTGGTGCGACGATCTCGGTCTGCTGTGCATCACCGCCGAAATGCCGCCGATTTCGGTGGACGAAGCCACCGAAGTTTACCTCGAAGCGATGATTAATCTGCTGCGCTGGCAGCCAGCGGCTTAA
- a CDS encoding peptide ABC transporter substrate-binding protein: MKLTFRKTLAALVITSAVSPAFAANIPPGAQLASSQEIVRHIKDEPASLDPMKAVGLPEIQVMRDLFEGLTNQDAHGKIVPGVAQSWSSNDNKTWIFTLRKEARWSNGEPVTAQDFVYSWQRLVEPKNSSPFAWFAALSGIENAEAITKGQMSADKLGVTATDATHLKVTLSRPVPWFPSMVANAAMYPVSQKVLEKEGDSWTSPGKLVGNGAYQLQERVVNEKIVLVRNSHYWDDKESILTKVTFLPINEESSATKRYRANDIDITESFPKNMYALLKKELPGQVYTPDQLGTYYYAFNTEKGPTADVRVRKALSWSIDRRIIAEKVLGTGEKPAWHFTPDVTAGFTPQQSYLQQHSQQELNAQAKALLTAAGYGPGKPLHLTLLYNTSESHQKIAIAVASMWKKNLGVDVTLQNQEWKTYIDSRNSGSFDVIRASWVGDYNEPSTFLSLLTSTHSGNIARFHSGDYDAVLTKASRETSVAARNADYNKAEQIIADQAPIAPIYQYTNGRLIKPWVKGYPITNPEDVAYSRELWIEKH; encoded by the coding sequence ATGAAATTAACGTTCCGCAAGACGCTGGCTGCCTTAGTCATCACCAGCGCAGTTTCACCCGCATTTGCCGCCAACATTCCGCCGGGTGCACAGTTGGCTAGCTCGCAGGAAATCGTCCGCCATATTAAAGATGAGCCCGCTTCACTGGATCCGATGAAGGCGGTAGGCCTGCCGGAAATTCAGGTCATGCGCGACTTGTTCGAAGGACTGACGAATCAGGATGCCCACGGCAAAATCGTGCCGGGGGTGGCACAAAGCTGGAGCAGCAACGATAACAAAACGTGGATCTTCACCTTGCGTAAAGAGGCGCGCTGGTCAAATGGCGAGCCGGTCACCGCGCAGGATTTTGTGTATAGCTGGCAGCGTTTAGTTGAGCCAAAGAACAGTTCACCTTTTGCCTGGTTTGCTGCGCTCAGCGGTATTGAGAATGCGGAAGCCATCACCAAAGGGCAGATGAGCGCCGATAAACTTGGCGTGACCGCTACCGATGCAACACATCTCAAAGTGACGTTGTCACGTCCCGTGCCGTGGTTCCCGAGCATGGTCGCCAACGCCGCGATGTACCCGGTCTCGCAAAAAGTGTTAGAAAAAGAGGGCGATAGTTGGACTTCGCCGGGCAAGCTGGTGGGAAATGGGGCTTATCAGCTGCAGGAACGCGTGGTGAATGAAAAAATCGTACTGGTACGTAACAGCCATTACTGGGATGACAAAGAGTCGATACTGACCAAGGTCACGTTCCTGCCGATTAACGAAGAGTCGAGCGCCACCAAGCGTTATCGCGCCAACGATATCGATATCACTGAATCCTTCCCCAAAAATATGTACGCGCTGCTGAAGAAAGAGTTACCTGGTCAGGTTTACACGCCGGATCAGCTCGGTACCTATTATTACGCATTTAATACTGAGAAAGGGCCGACCGCGGATGTGCGCGTACGTAAGGCGCTGTCGTGGAGTATCGATCGCCGTATTATCGCCGAGAAAGTACTGGGCACCGGTGAGAAACCGGCCTGGCATTTTACGCCGGATGTCACCGCTGGCTTCACGCCACAGCAAAGTTATTTGCAACAGCACAGTCAGCAGGAGCTCAATGCCCAGGCCAAAGCGTTATTGACGGCGGCGGGTTATGGGCCGGGTAAACCGCTGCATTTGACGCTGCTGTACAACACTTCTGAAAGCCATCAGAAAATCGCGATTGCCGTGGCGTCGATGTGGAAGAAGAATCTTGGCGTGGACGTCACCTTGCAAAATCAGGAGTGGAAGACCTATATCGATAGCCGTAATAGCGGTAGTTTCGATGTGATTCGCGCGTCGTGGGTGGGCGATTACAACGAACCATCTACCTTCCTCAGTTTGCTGACCTCCACTCATAGCGGCAATATCGCGCGCTTCCACAGCGGAGATTATGACGCGGTGCTCACAAAAGCGAGTAGGGAAACCAGTGTGGCGGCACGCAACGCTGACTACAACAAAGCCGAACAGATCATTGCCGATCAGGCGCCCATTGCTCCGATCTATCAATACACCAATGGACGTTTAATAAAGCCGTGGGTGAAAGGTTATCCGATCACCAATCCAGAAGACGTGGCGTATAGCCGCGAACTGTGGATTGAAAAGCACTGA
- a CDS encoding DUF2231 domain-containing protein, with product MFYTSGRSVFGVTLYTLLEPLPLGFFVAAWFFDILYLQTFVIMWTKSASWLIAIGLVLAILPRLISLVYLFRGARSNEKTHFWLSLLAIVLAVVNAFIHSRDAYAVVPMGVTLSTLVVALLLIANVQLVLRDRRTQGGRA from the coding sequence ATGTTCTATACCTCAGGAAGATCGGTGTTCGGCGTGACGCTCTACACATTGCTGGAACCGCTGCCGCTGGGCTTTTTCGTTGCGGCCTGGTTTTTCGATATCCTCTATCTGCAAACCTTCGTCATCATGTGGACCAAATCCGCCAGCTGGCTGATTGCTATCGGTCTGGTGTTGGCCATCCTGCCACGTTTAATTAGCCTGGTTTATTTATTTCGCGGGGCCAGGTCGAATGAAAAGACCCATTTCTGGCTGTCGCTGCTGGCGATCGTGCTGGCGGTGGTGAACGCCTTTATTCATAGCCGTGATGCGTATGCTGTGGTGCCCATGGGCGTCACGCTCTCGACGCTGGTGGTCGCGCTGTTGCTGATCGCTAACGTGCAGTTGGTGCTGCGAGATCGCCGCACACAAGGAGGTCGCGCATGA
- a CDS encoding PQQ-dependent sugar dehydrogenase, which yields MKYVLSAITLAMLLSACDDGALIDPQKQIGANPELPQAQNFFMPPMQVPEGTPWKAGEMPKVADGLKIEKIADRLQHPRQVLVLPNNDVLVAESNGTPKPTTAPKQLIMGLVQKASGKGGEGGNRITLLRNVNGKWEQHRFIENLTAPFGMQLVGNTLYVANADSLVKFPYETGQTEIRTPPVEVTELPGGPINHHWTKSLLASPDGSKLYVGVGSNSNVTENGIGEEYRRAAVLEVDAASGASRIYASGLRNPTGLQWEPQSGKLWAVVNERDEIGSDLVPDYMTSVQDKGFYGWPYSYYGQHVDERAQPQRPDLVEKAIKPDYALSSHVAPLGLLFYGADNMPQYRGGAFISEHGSWNRTPLNGYQVVWVKFEDGKPVGQPQPVVTGFLTDDQKQVRGLPVGLATDQQGGVLIADDAGNAIWRISSAR from the coding sequence ATGAAATATGTACTTAGCGCGATAACGCTCGCGATGTTGCTCAGTGCCTGTGATGACGGGGCACTGATCGATCCGCAAAAGCAAATTGGTGCTAACCCTGAACTGCCGCAGGCGCAGAACTTCTTTATGCCGCCAATGCAGGTGCCGGAAGGCACGCCGTGGAAAGCCGGCGAAATGCCGAAAGTGGCGGATGGGCTGAAGATCGAGAAGATCGCCGATCGGCTACAACACCCGCGTCAGGTACTGGTTCTGCCTAATAATGATGTACTGGTGGCGGAATCGAATGGTACGCCAAAGCCGACCACCGCGCCTAAGCAGCTGATCATGGGCCTTGTGCAGAAAGCCTCAGGCAAAGGCGGTGAGGGTGGCAATCGCATAACGCTGCTGCGCAACGTGAACGGAAAATGGGAGCAGCATCGCTTTATTGAAAACCTCACGGCGCCGTTTGGTATGCAGCTGGTTGGTAACACGTTGTATGTGGCGAACGCCGATAGTCTGGTGAAGTTCCCTTACGAAACCGGGCAAACCGAGATACGCACGCCGCCCGTAGAGGTCACAGAACTGCCGGGCGGACCGATTAATCATCACTGGACGAAATCGCTGCTTGCCAGCCCTGACGGCAGCAAGCTGTATGTTGGGGTAGGTTCAAACAGCAACGTGACGGAAAATGGTATCGGCGAGGAGTATCGCCGCGCGGCGGTGCTGGAGGTGGATGCGGCAAGCGGTGCCAGTCGTATCTACGCCAGCGGCCTGCGCAACCCAACCGGCTTACAATGGGAACCGCAGAGCGGCAAGCTGTGGGCGGTGGTGAATGAGCGTGATGAGATTGGCTCGGATCTGGTGCCGGATTATATGACGTCGGTGCAGGATAAAGGCTTCTACGGCTGGCCGTACAGCTATTATGGTCAACACGTCGATGAGCGCGCGCAGCCGCAAAGGCCGGATCTGGTTGAGAAAGCGATTAAACCGGATTATGCACTCAGCTCGCATGTCGCACCGCTCGGCCTGTTGTTCTATGGCGCAGATAACATGCCGCAGTATCGTGGCGGGGCGTTTATCAGCGAACACGGCAGCTGGAACCGCACGCCGCTTAACGGCTATCAGGTGGTGTGGGTCAAGTTCGAAGACGGGAAGCCGGTAGGGCAGCCACAGCCGGTGGTGACAGGCTTCCTCACCGACGATCAAAAGCAGGTGCGAGGCTTACCGGTTGGCTTAGCCACCGATCAGCAGGGCGGCGTGTTGATTGCTGATGATGCGGGCAACGCTATCTGGCGTATCAGTTCCGCGCGGTAA
- a CDS encoding M24 family metallopeptidase, giving the protein MAIKFGPLTAPVKFSDVEPVSLSDDTLLKRKNTLLAGMKRQGFDSLVIYADKEHGSNFEYLTGFIPRFEEGLLLLDQSGRCTLVLGNENLKLARFSRVAASLVHTPFFSLPNQPMENEVPLEQLFADAGLNNSNKVGLVGWKMFTPAAGNGHTLFDLPYFIVDAIKRTLKDDAVLENAVHLFIGDNGARTTCNANEIAHYEYGANLASNCMLDALNAIEVGVRETELGALLSGEGQAHTVVTIAATGSRFANANLYPTYKKIQRGDPLSLTTGFKGGLSSRSGFVIAEASELPQSQSDYLDRIAKPYFGAVVAWLENIRVGTRGGMLYDLIEQVLPKQHFGWHLNPGHLVADEEWMSSPIYPRSVEVLKSGMMLQIDIIPAVAGYSGASAEECVALADAALQMEIRHAYPALWQRIETRRRYLREVIGIQLSADVLPLSNSVAYLRPFFLAKHQALSVER; this is encoded by the coding sequence ATGGCAATCAAATTTGGCCCCCTCACCGCGCCGGTGAAGTTTAGTGACGTTGAGCCGGTCTCTCTCTCCGATGACACCCTGCTAAAACGAAAAAATACGCTTCTGGCAGGCATGAAACGGCAGGGTTTTGATAGCCTGGTGATTTACGCGGACAAGGAACATGGGAGTAATTTCGAGTATCTCACCGGATTTATTCCGCGTTTCGAAGAGGGACTGTTACTGCTGGACCAGTCCGGACGCTGCACTCTGGTATTAGGCAACGAAAACCTCAAGCTGGCACGTTTTTCACGCGTAGCGGCTTCGCTGGTGCACACGCCTTTCTTCTCACTGCCCAATCAGCCGATGGAGAATGAAGTTCCGCTGGAACAGCTTTTCGCTGATGCGGGCTTAAATAACAGCAACAAGGTTGGGCTGGTGGGATGGAAGATGTTCACGCCCGCAGCGGGAAATGGCCACACACTCTTTGATTTGCCGTATTTCATCGTTGATGCCATAAAACGGACGTTGAAAGATGACGCGGTGCTGGAAAATGCCGTCCACCTTTTTATTGGCGATAACGGTGCCAGAACCACCTGTAATGCGAACGAAATAGCCCATTACGAATATGGTGCCAACCTCGCGTCGAACTGTATGCTGGATGCGCTCAATGCCATCGAGGTTGGCGTACGTGAAACCGAGCTGGGCGCACTACTGAGTGGCGAAGGGCAAGCCCACACGGTGGTAACTATTGCGGCGACCGGCAGTCGTTTCGCTAACGCGAATCTCTATCCAACCTATAAAAAAATACAGCGCGGCGATCCGCTTTCGCTTACCACCGGTTTCAAAGGTGGCCTCTCAAGTCGCAGCGGTTTTGTCATCGCTGAAGCGAGTGAACTGCCGCAAAGCCAGTCCGATTATCTGGATCGCATCGCGAAACCCTACTTTGGCGCCGTGGTTGCCTGGCTGGAAAATATTCGCGTCGGAACCCGCGGTGGCATGCTTTACGATCTTATTGAGCAGGTTTTGCCGAAGCAGCATTTCGGCTGGCATCTTAATCCCGGACATCTGGTGGCGGATGAAGAGTGGATGTCATCGCCGATTTATCCGCGTTCGGTTGAAGTGCTGAAAAGCGGCATGATGCTCCAGATTGATATTATCCCCGCGGTTGCGGGTTACAGCGGCGCGAGCGCGGAAGAGTGCGTAGCGCTGGCTGATGCGGCGTTACAAATGGAGATTCGTCACGCCTATCCGGCACTGTGGCAGCGCATTGAGACCCGCCGTCGTTATTTGCGAGAGGTGATTGGCATTCAGCTCAGCGCAGATGTATTACCGCTGTCGAATAGCGTGGCCTATTTGAGGCCGTTCTTTTTGGCGAAGCATCAGGCGCTGAGCGTGGAGAGATAA
- a CDS encoding LysR family transcriptional regulator translates to MLRENFNDLIYLIMVARECSFTRAAAKLGVSQSALSHSIRGLEERLNTRLLTRTTRSVAPTEAGDNLIKSVAPMMADIEKALLQLTDNQNRPSGNIRITAGEHALSSTLWPLLKPFVQAYPDVNVELSVDNTLTDIVSGRFDAGVRLGESIEKDMVAVRIGPDWKMVAVAAPEYLQKNGIPATPYELQNHNCINMRLPTLGGLYSWEFSKAGKAIRVKVDGQLIFNHLASRIDAVLAGMGIAFVPEDTVSKHIASGELQTVLDDWCEPFSGYYLYYPSRKQHTAAFEKLIEAIKYKG, encoded by the coding sequence ATGCTTCGGGAAAACTTTAACGACCTCATCTATTTAATCATGGTGGCGCGCGAATGTAGCTTTACCCGTGCCGCAGCAAAATTAGGCGTTTCACAATCTGCATTGAGCCATTCAATTCGCGGTCTGGAAGAGCGTTTAAATACGCGACTCTTAACGCGCACTACCCGCAGCGTGGCGCCTACCGAAGCCGGTGATAACTTAATAAAAAGCGTTGCACCGATGATGGCCGACATTGAAAAGGCCCTGCTGCAACTGACCGATAATCAAAACAGGCCCTCGGGGAATATTCGCATTACCGCCGGGGAGCATGCGTTGTCCTCAACCTTATGGCCGCTGCTTAAACCGTTTGTGCAGGCCTATCCAGACGTTAACGTTGAACTTTCGGTCGACAATACGTTAACGGATATCGTAAGTGGCCGTTTCGATGCGGGAGTACGGCTGGGTGAAAGCATTGAAAAAGATATGGTGGCGGTGAGGATCGGCCCAGACTGGAAAATGGTTGCCGTGGCTGCACCGGAATATCTGCAAAAAAACGGAATCCCCGCCACACCTTACGAATTGCAGAACCACAACTGTATCAACATGCGCCTTCCCACGCTGGGCGGTTTATACAGCTGGGAATTCAGCAAAGCGGGCAAAGCGATTCGCGTGAAAGTGGATGGACAACTTATTTTTAATCATCTGGCGTCGCGTATTGATGCCGTGCTTGCTGGCATGGGCATTGCCTTTGTGCCAGAAGATACCGTTAGCAAACACATCGCCAGCGGCGAATTGCAAACGGTCCTGGATGACTGGTGCGAACCGTTTAGCGGATATTATCTTTATTACCCCAGCCGCAAACAGCATACCGCCGCATTTGAGAAATTAATCGAAGCCATAAAATACAAAGGTTAA